The nucleotide sequence CCCTTTCCCACAAACACCGTGAGGCTATTTAACCCCACGGTGATTCCGGCGAATACGGCAGCCTGGACGCTTAGCTAGGCGCTTTGACCGCAGTGCCCCGCAGTCGGGCCGGCAATTCGAAGAGCCAGATGAGGCGCATTGCAATCAGTGCCTTGTGGACGTACAACGCGAGGACCACTGTGCCGATCACGACGAGCAGCGGGGCAATGACCTGGACTGCCGTGAGGCTCGAGACGACGGTCATCTTGACCAGCGCGTAGACCAGGATGGAGATCATGATGTCGAGCATCAAGTAGACCGGCAGCGTGTTTCTGCCAATTGTGTTCAGGACACCGCCGAACCACGTGCCGACAAGCCTCGATGCGACGAGAACTCCTGCGAGCAGACCCGCTGTCGAGATCATGACCTGCAGGCCAGGAACATCGATCGGCGTTGCCCCACCCAGAACGTAGTAAGCGCCAGCGTAGAGTGCGGCCGCACCGGCGATCCAGAGCACCGTGTTGCGGTTACTTATCTTGATGATGATGGTGCGAGCGTGCAGGCCAAGCAGGAAGTACACAAAGTACTCGGCGAGGTTGTTCCACGACCAGCTGACCACTGGGAAGTACTGCGAGTACACATTCAGCCCGAGCGCAATGCCCAGTTGAACTGTGATAGGCAGTTTAAGGATGAGCTTTGCGGTGACCGCGAAGACAGCCAGCCCGTAGATGAACCACAATGCGCTATTCGGCAGGTACAGGCCGTTGATGACGCTCGAGAACGTTGCATAACCACCGTGACGCACCTCAGCTGGCAGTACGTTGTGCACGGCGAAGAAGATGACCAGCCAAAGCGCATACAGATAGAAGAGATGGGCGACCCGGCTTCGCAGCATCTTCGGCCAGGTCATCGAGACCATACCCTGCGCGAACAATCCAGAGGCCACGAAGAACAGCGGCATGCGGATCGGCTGGAGCGCACCGTTGACTGTTCGCCAGAAATCAGGCGCGAGATCCTTCGTGACGAGCATGTTGACCGCGTGAAGGAGGACGACCATGACGATCGTCATGCCCTTCGCGATGTCTACCCACTCGACTCGCGGCTTAGCCGCTTTCTTGGCGGGAACAGTTGGCGCTGGCTTCGCCGTAACCGGCCCCGCCTTCGCTGGCGCAGGCTGGGCGGACGGCCGCCCAACTACGGCCGGGTACATCACCCGACGGGAGACAGCGTGCGTCAGGTCCGGTTCAGGCGCCGCGACTGGTTCTGCCAGTGCGGTCCCTCTCTGCGGTGACGCCAGCATTCCATCATCTCCCTGGGTGAGCTGCTTGCGGCCGACGATCTGCGCCTGCGCGGTGACGGCCAGCCAAAATCGAGAATTAGCGGCACTCCGGCCTGAGAAAAGACTAAGATCCCAGGCCGCTCAATGGAAGACATGTGAAACCAATCTCACAAAAGAGACGTTGCGGAACTGTTATCCACTCGTTTCTCAAGTGACACGAGTGCATCCTCGAGGTAGGTGAGGATGCGCTGCAGGTGCGGCACCGACTTGC is from Hoyosella subflava DQS3-9A1 and encodes:
- a CDS encoding acyltransferase family protein; its protein translation is MLASPQRGTALAEPVAAPEPDLTHAVSRRVMYPAVVGRPSAQPAPAKAGPVTAKPAPTVPAKKAAKPRVEWVDIAKGMTIVMVVLLHAVNMLVTKDLAPDFWRTVNGALQPIRMPLFFVASGLFAQGMVSMTWPKMLRSRVAHLFYLYALWLVIFFAVHNVLPAEVRHGGYATFSSVINGLYLPNSALWFIYGLAVFAVTAKLILKLPITVQLGIALGLNVYSQYFPVVSWSWNNLAEYFVYFLLGLHARTIIIKISNRNTVLWIAGAAALYAGAYYVLGGATPIDVPGLQVMISTAGLLAGVLVASRLVGTWFGGVLNTIGRNTLPVYLMLDIMISILVYALVKMTVVSSLTAVQVIAPLLVVIGTVVLALYVHKALIAMRLIWLFELPARLRGTAVKAPS